The proteins below come from a single Kitasatospora sp. NBC_00315 genomic window:
- a CDS encoding DEAD/DEAH box helicase, producing the protein MSLVDDARFAMPASESAADVSLSETELAEITELDELADAAEADDTIEADDAADDVEPAEPTITFGDLGLHDDVVRALNKRGVTTPFPIQAATIPDALAGKDVLGRGRTGSGKTLSFGLPLLTRIAGAEGRTKPKHPRGLILVPTRELAMQVADALEPFGSVLGLKLKVVCGGTSMSNQIYALERGVDVLVATPGRLRDLINRNTAKLDEVMVTVLDEADQMADMGFLPEVTEILDKVPSGGQSLLFSATLENEIDSLVKRYLKNPVTHEVDAAQGAVTTMSHHILVVKPKDKAPITNAIAARKGRTIIFVRTQMGADRVAEQLIEAGVKADALHGGMTQGARTRVLGDFKDGYLNVVVATDVAARGIHVDDIDLVLNVDPAGDHKDYLHRSGRTARAGRSGAVVTLVLPHQRRGVFRLMEDAGVDASRHILDHAFDAEVARITGARSLVEVQAESAAGIAGAAERELADMTRQLERAQRRATELREEADRLAARAARERAELGIEDEAPAAVTEDAPAEAAAETTAPAAVEEERAPAYREARAERPAGGDRESRGGSFNRDRDDRGGRSGGFNRDDRGGSRSFGDRDNRGGGSFNRDDRGGRSGGFNRDDRGGSRSFGDRDNRGGGSFNRDDRGGRSGGFNRDDRGGSRSFGDRDNRGGGSFNRDDRGGRSGGFNRDDRGGSRSFGDRDNRGGGSFNRDDRGGRSGGSSFGGDRPARSFGDRPARSFGERDERGGSSNSSSRPFSPRRDDHRTGGRPQGAGGGSFNRDDRGGRSGGFNRDDRGGSFNGGDRKPRWKS; encoded by the coding sequence ATGTCTCTCGTTGACGACGCCCGCTTCGCCATGCCCGCGAGCGAGTCCGCCGCCGATGTTTCCCTCTCCGAGACCGAACTCGCGGAGATCACCGAGCTCGACGAGCTCGCCGACGCGGCCGAGGCCGACGACACCATCGAGGCCGACGACGCCGCCGATGACGTCGAGCCCGCCGAGCCCACCATCACCTTCGGTGACCTGGGCCTGCACGACGACGTCGTCCGCGCCCTCAACAAGCGCGGCGTCACCACCCCGTTCCCGATCCAGGCCGCGACCATCCCGGACGCCCTGGCCGGCAAGGACGTGCTGGGCCGTGGCCGTACCGGCTCCGGCAAGACCCTGAGCTTCGGTCTCCCGCTGCTCACCCGCATCGCCGGCGCCGAGGGCCGCACCAAGCCCAAGCACCCGCGGGGCCTGATCCTCGTCCCGACCCGCGAGCTGGCCATGCAGGTCGCCGACGCGCTGGAGCCGTTCGGCTCGGTGCTCGGCCTCAAGCTGAAGGTCGTCTGCGGCGGCACCTCGATGTCCAACCAGATCTACGCGCTGGAGCGCGGTGTCGACGTCCTCGTCGCCACCCCCGGCCGCCTGCGCGACCTGATCAACCGCAACACCGCCAAGCTCGACGAGGTCATGGTCACCGTCCTGGACGAGGCCGACCAGATGGCCGACATGGGCTTCCTGCCCGAGGTCACCGAGATCCTCGACAAGGTCCCGTCCGGCGGTCAGAGCCTGCTCTTCTCGGCGACGCTCGAGAACGAGATCGACAGCCTGGTCAAGCGCTACCTGAAGAACCCGGTCACTCACGAGGTCGACGCGGCCCAGGGCGCGGTCACCACCATGAGCCACCACATCCTCGTGGTGAAGCCCAAGGACAAGGCGCCGATCACCAACGCGATCGCCGCCCGCAAGGGCCGCACGATCATCTTCGTCCGCACCCAGATGGGCGCCGACCGCGTGGCCGAGCAGCTGATCGAGGCCGGCGTGAAGGCCGACGCGCTGCACGGCGGGATGACCCAGGGCGCCCGTACCCGGGTGCTCGGCGACTTCAAGGACGGTTACCTCAACGTCGTCGTCGCCACCGACGTCGCCGCCCGTGGCATCCACGTGGACGACATCGACCTGGTGCTGAACGTGGACCCGGCCGGCGACCACAAGGACTACCTGCACCGCTCGGGCCGCACCGCCCGCGCCGGCCGCTCCGGCGCCGTCGTCACCCTGGTGCTGCCGCACCAGCGTCGCGGTGTGTTCCGCCTGATGGAGGACGCGGGCGTCGACGCCAGCCGCCACATCCTCGACCACGCCTTCGACGCCGAGGTGGCCCGGATCACCGGCGCCCGCTCGCTCGTCGAGGTGCAGGCCGAGAGCGCGGCCGGCATCGCCGGTGCCGCCGAGCGCGAGCTCGCCGACATGACCCGCCAGCTGGAGCGCGCGCAGCGCCGCGCCACCGAGCTGCGCGAGGAGGCCGACCGCCTCGCCGCCCGTGCGGCGCGCGAGCGGGCCGAGCTGGGCATCGAGGACGAGGCCCCGGCCGCCGTCACCGAGGACGCCCCGGCCGAGGCCGCCGCCGAGACCACCGCCCCGGCGGCCGTCGAGGAGGAGCGCGCCCCCGCGTACCGCGAGGCCCGCGCCGAGCGTCCCGCCGGTGGCGACCGCGAGAGCCGCGGCGGCAGCTTCAACCGCGACCGTGACGACCGTGGTGGCCGTTCCGGTGGCTTCAACCGTGATGACCGTGGCGGCAGCCGTTCGTTCGGTGACCGTGACAACCGTGGCGGTGGCTCGTTCAACCGTGACGACCGTGGTGGCCGCTCGGGTGGCTTCAACCGTGATGACCGTGGCGGCAGCCGTTCGTTCGGTGACCGTGACAACCGTGGCGGTGGCTCGTTCAACCGTGACGACCGTGGTGGCCGTTCCGGTGGCTTCAACCGTGATGACCGTGGCGGCAGCCGTTCGTTCGGTGACCGTGACAACCGTGGCGGTGGCTCGTTCAACCGTGACGACCGTGGTGGCCGCTCCGGTGGCTTCAACCGTGATGACCGTGGCGGCAGCCGTTCGTTCGGTGACCGTGACAACCGTGGCGGTGGCTCGTTCAACCGTGACGACCGTGGTGGCCGCTCCGGTGGCTCCTCCTTCGGTGGCGACCGTCCGGCGCGCTCCTTCGGCGACCGTCCGGCCCGCTCCTTCGGTGAGCGCGACGAGCGCGGCGGCAGCAGCAACAGCAGCAGCCGCCCGTTCTCCCCGCGCCGTGACGACCACCGCACCGGTGGCCGTCCGCAGGGTGCCGGCGGCGGCTCGTTCAACCGTGACGACCGTGGTGGCCGCTCCGGTGGCTTCAACCGTGACGACCGTGGCGGCAGCTTCAACGGCGGCGACCGCAAGCCGCGTTGGAAGAGCTGA
- the crcB gene encoding fluoride efflux transporter CrcB, with translation MNWILVVAGAAVGAPLRYLTDRAVQSRHDSVFPWGTFTVNVAGCLVLGLVTGAVAAGAASSQLQLLLGTGLCGALTTYSTFSFETLRLAEGGARLLAVTNVLGSITAGLLAVYAGTGLAHGLWG, from the coding sequence GTGAACTGGATTCTGGTGGTGGCCGGGGCGGCGGTCGGCGCGCCGCTGCGCTATCTGACGGACCGGGCCGTCCAGTCGCGGCACGATTCGGTGTTCCCCTGGGGGACGTTCACCGTCAACGTGGCCGGGTGCCTGGTCCTCGGGCTGGTCACCGGCGCGGTGGCCGCGGGGGCGGCCTCCTCGCAGCTGCAGCTGCTGCTCGGAACAGGGCTCTGCGGGGCGCTCACCACGTACTCGACCTTCTCCTTCGAGACCCTGCGGCTGGCCGAGGGCGGGGCCCGGCTGCTGGCCGTGACGAACGTGCTGGGGAGCATCACGGCGGGCCTGCTGGCGGTGTACGCGGGGACGGGGCTGGCGCACGGCCTCTGGGGCTGA
- a CDS encoding DUF190 domain-containing protein, translating to MTGIAGPALRLTVIVGEYDAWHHRPLYSEIVHRAHAAGLAGASVFRGIEGFGASSLIHTSRLLSLAEDLPVAVVIVDAQERVRAFLPELDELVSEGLVTLEACEVVRYVGRTGERG from the coding sequence GTGACCGGGATCGCCGGCCCGGCGCTGCGGCTCACCGTGATCGTCGGCGAGTACGACGCCTGGCACCACCGCCCGCTGTACAGCGAGATCGTGCACCGGGCCCATGCGGCCGGGCTCGCGGGGGCGAGCGTGTTCCGGGGGATCGAGGGGTTCGGTGCCTCCTCGCTGATCCACACCTCCCGGCTGCTGTCGCTGGCGGAGGACCTGCCGGTGGCGGTGGTGATCGTGGACGCGCAGGAGCGGGTGCGGGCCTTCCTGCCGGAGCTGGACGAGCTGGTGTCGGAGGGTCTGGTGACGCTGGAGGCCTGCGAGGTCGTCAGGTACGTGGGACGGACGGGCGAGCGGGGGTGA
- the crcB gene encoding fluoride efflux transporter CrcB: protein MSSEETVRVERPGRAERPRRPSVLRGQGRAVGAVALGGAIGASARYGAGLLWPTGGPGQFPWTTLLVNVLGCAVIGVFLVAVTEGRPVHPLVRPFFGTGVLGGFTTFSTYAVDIRRLLAEGRPGPGAAYLGLTLVGAMCAVWAAAGLTRRLLARLNRRRPHPVTGAVR, encoded by the coding sequence ATGAGTTCGGAGGAGACGGTGCGGGTGGAGCGGCCCGGGCGGGCGGAGCGGCCCCGGCGGCCGTCGGTGCTGCGCGGGCAGGGCCGGGCGGTCGGCGCGGTCGCGCTGGGCGGTGCGATCGGGGCGTCGGCGCGCTACGGCGCGGGGCTGCTGTGGCCGACCGGCGGCCCGGGGCAGTTCCCGTGGACGACCCTGCTGGTGAACGTGCTGGGCTGCGCGGTGATCGGGGTGTTCCTGGTGGCGGTCACCGAGGGGCGGCCGGTGCATCCACTGGTCCGGCCGTTCTTCGGGACGGGGGTGCTGGGCGGTTTCACCACCTTCTCGACGTACGCGGTGGACATCCGCCGGCTGCTGGCCGAGGGCCGGCCGGGACCGGGAGCGGCGTACCTGGGGCTGACGCTCGTCGGCGCGATGTGCGCGGTGTGGGCGGCGGCCGGCCTCACCCGGCGGCTGCTGGCCCGGCTGAACCGCCGCCGGCCGCACCCCGTGACGGGGGCGGTCCGGTGA
- a CDS encoding metallopeptidase family protein, giving the protein MTREDFELLVSDALDRIPPNLAAMMDNVAVFVEDEPDPTTPDLLGLYEGTPLTERGEWYAGALPDRIIVYLGPTLRHCESQDEVVDEVRTTVIHEVAHHFGFDDHELDELGWA; this is encoded by the coding sequence ATGACCCGGGAAGACTTCGAGCTGCTCGTGAGCGACGCCCTCGACCGGATCCCCCCGAACCTCGCGGCCATGATGGACAACGTCGCCGTCTTCGTCGAGGACGAGCCCGATCCCACCACCCCGGACCTGCTCGGTCTCTACGAGGGCACCCCGCTCACCGAGCGCGGCGAGTGGTACGCCGGCGCCCTGCCCGACCGCATCATCGTCTACCTCGGCCCGACCCTGCGGCACTGCGAAAGCCAGGACGAGGTGGTGGACGAGGTCCGCACCACGGTGATCCACGAAGTCGCCCACCACTTCGGTTTCGACGACCACGAGCTGGACGAACTCGGCTGGGCCTGA
- a CDS encoding Uma2 family endonuclease yields the protein MNPEHFPLLEEARRSLPDGFKVELSGDTIVMMVSPSGIHQRNLLLVRRQFDAHAPSELLPSENTDLVSPNVGKSRNPDLTYLPGEALETTDNQVPSEVAAVAVELVSPSNPENNWVGKVRDYPLMGIPLYLLIDARQKTVTLFSRPDGTRYHRREDIEFGETLHIPEPFDFDLNTTELLPY from the coding sequence ATGAACCCGGAGCACTTTCCACTCCTCGAAGAGGCCCGCAGAAGCCTGCCCGACGGATTCAAGGTGGAGCTGTCGGGCGACACCATCGTGATGATGGTCAGCCCCTCGGGCATCCACCAGCGGAACCTTCTCCTGGTCCGCCGCCAGTTCGACGCGCACGCCCCGTCGGAGCTGCTGCCGAGCGAGAACACCGACCTCGTTTCACCGAACGTGGGCAAGAGCCGCAACCCGGACCTGACATACCTTCCAGGCGAGGCGTTGGAGACGACTGACAATCAGGTCCCCTCCGAAGTCGCCGCTGTCGCCGTCGAACTGGTCTCTCCCTCCAACCCGGAGAACAACTGGGTCGGCAAGGTGCGCGACTACCCGTTGATGGGGATCCCGCTGTACCTGTTGATCGACGCCAGGCAGAAGACCGTCACGCTCTTCAGCCGCCCCGACGGCACGAGATACCACCGCCGCGAGGACATCGAGTTCGGTGAGACGCTGCACATCCCGGAGCCGTTCGACTTCGACCTGAACACGACCGAACTGCTCCCTTACTGA
- a CDS encoding glycosyltransferase family 2 protein, with the protein MAPRLSVVVPIYNVERYLRECLDSIAGQTFSDFECVMVDDGSTDTSAAVAREYAAADTRFRLVQQENKGLGAARNTGWRHLDPAADYLAFVDSDDTLPPGAYELMIATLDETGSDFAAGNALRFREAGYYQSHAHSKPFAQTRRSTHVTEIPSLVTDRTAWNKVYRRSFYDGAGVHYPEGLLYEDAPVSVPHHFLATGVDVFSEPIYHWRIREGGEVSITQMKTDPKGLVDRVRSMELVREWLLARPEPEFRDHLRAYDRNSLVEEIPMFFWSVPDGDRAFRAAYQEHVGRLLRAIGPEQIAGLGSLLRLKYRLTLAGRTTAFVAVQRLHRLYRNRGRLRPGRPPVQFMASPPTLVPQSVPQPTS; encoded by the coding sequence ATGGCTCCACGCCTGTCCGTCGTCGTACCGATCTACAACGTCGAGCGCTACCTCCGGGAGTGCCTCGACTCGATCGCCGGCCAGACCTTCAGCGATTTCGAGTGCGTCATGGTCGACGACGGCTCGACCGACACCAGCGCCGCCGTCGCGCGGGAGTACGCCGCCGCGGACACGCGCTTCCGGCTGGTCCAGCAGGAGAACAAGGGCCTCGGTGCGGCCCGCAACACCGGCTGGCGCCACCTCGACCCCGCCGCCGACTACCTGGCGTTCGTGGACAGTGACGACACCCTGCCGCCGGGCGCGTACGAGCTGATGATCGCCACGCTGGACGAGACCGGCTCGGACTTCGCGGCCGGCAACGCGCTGCGCTTCCGCGAGGCCGGGTACTACCAGTCCCACGCCCACAGCAAGCCGTTCGCGCAGACCCGCCGCAGCACCCACGTGACCGAGATCCCGTCGCTGGTCACCGACCGCACCGCGTGGAACAAGGTCTACCGCCGCAGCTTCTACGACGGCGCCGGCGTCCACTACCCCGAGGGCCTGCTGTACGAGGACGCCCCGGTCAGCGTGCCGCACCACTTCCTCGCCACCGGTGTGGACGTGTTCTCCGAGCCGATCTACCACTGGCGCATCCGCGAGGGCGGCGAGGTGTCGATCACGCAGATGAAGACCGACCCCAAGGGCCTGGTCGACCGGGTGCGCTCGATGGAGCTGGTCCGCGAGTGGCTGCTGGCCCGCCCCGAGCCGGAGTTCCGCGACCACCTGCGTGCCTACGACCGGAACAGCCTGGTCGAGGAGATCCCGATGTTCTTCTGGTCGGTGCCGGACGGCGACCGGGCGTTCCGCGCGGCCTACCAGGAGCACGTCGGCCGGCTGCTGCGGGCCATCGGCCCCGAGCAGATCGCCGGGCTGGGTTCGCTGCTGCGGCTCAAGTACCGCCTGACGCTGGCCGGCCGGACGACCGCCTTCGTGGCGGTCCAGCGCCTGCACCGCCTCTACCGCAACCGCGGCCGGCTGCGCCCCGGCCGTCCGCCCGTCCAGTTCATGGCTTCACCGCCCACCCTGGTGCCCCAGTCGGTGCCCCAGCCGACCAGCTGA
- the hrpA gene encoding ATP-dependent RNA helicase HrpA → MAELAARLPGLTLRDQQRIGRRLEGARRVRKPEAWRKVADEIASELDRAELRVEQRRAAVPEITYPAELPVSQKKDDILAAIRDHQVVIVAGETGSGKTTQIPKICLELGRGVQGLIAHTQPRRIAARTVAERVAEELRTPLGEAVGWKVRFTDQVGPDTLVKLMTDGILLAEIQTDRELRQYDTLIIDEAHERSLNIDFILGYLKQLLPRRPDLKVVITSATIDPERFANHFGDAPIIEVSGRTYPVEVRYRPIVDDAEGDEDDGRVEVDRDRDQIQAICDAAEELQAEGPGDILVFLSGEREIRDTADALDKLKLKFTEVLPLYARLSSAEQHRVFQRSNSRRIVLATNVAETSLTVPGIKYVIDPGTARISRYSHRTKVQRLPIEAVSQASANQRKGRCGRTSDGICIRLYSEEDFLSRPEFTDAEILRTNLASVILQMTAAGLGDIAAFPFLDPPDSRNIKDGVNLLHELGALDPAEKDPRKRLTPLGRQLAQLPVDPRMARMVLEADKNGCVRDVMVIAAALSIQDPRERPTEKRQVADERHRRFQSETSDFLAYLAMWRYVREQQKELSSSAFRRMCKAEFLNYLRIREWQDIYSQLRTVAKQLGVTIEEPHPDAEPDADRIHQSLLAGLLSHIGLYDVEKREYGGARAARFAVFPGSGLFKKPPRWVMSAELVETSRLWARINAKIEPEWVEPLAGHLIKRSYSEPHWEKKAGAVLAYEKVTLYGMPIVAQRKINYGRIDPELCRELFIRNALVEGDWETHHDFFAANRKMLGEVEELENRARRRDIMVDDQTLFDFYDARLPEETVSTRHFDSWWKKTRHDQPDLLNFEKSMLINDAAGGITEEDYPDHWQQGKHRFRLTYQFEPGSDADGVTVHIPLPVLNQVTSEGFDWQIPGLREELVTAYIRALPKAVRRNFVPAPDFARAALRQVKERQEAGTFGSAEPLLPSLEHILRRLTAVTVPPDAWDDERVPDHLKVTFRVVDGKRKLAESKDLEELRLRLKPKLKETLSSAASGQGIEQSGLTAWPASLPVLQRTFEQRSRGHSLRAYPALVDDGASVAVRLFDTAQAQEEAMWAGTRRLLMLTTNSPAKSIQGRLGNQAKLALSYNPHGSIPALFEDVVACAADRLMATAGGPAWDEAAFGKLLDKVRADLYEVSADTTLKTAGALIAFHKASSRLKTVSSPVLLTAVNDIRLHLASLVHPGFVTDTGWRRLTDLKRYLLAVDRRLEALPNHPQRDAQQLLKVQQVQQEYGELLAAVPAGKQPTPEVRQIRWMIEELRVSFFAQSLGTPTPVSEKRIVKAMEAARATL, encoded by the coding sequence ATCGCCGAGCTGGCCGCCCGGCTGCCCGGACTGACCCTGCGCGACCAGCAGCGGATCGGCCGCCGGCTGGAGGGCGCCCGGCGGGTCCGCAAGCCGGAGGCCTGGCGCAAGGTCGCCGACGAGATCGCCTCGGAGCTCGACCGGGCCGAGCTGCGGGTCGAGCAGCGCCGGGCCGCCGTCCCGGAGATCACGTACCCGGCCGAGCTCCCGGTCAGCCAGAAGAAGGACGACATCCTGGCCGCGATCCGCGACCACCAGGTGGTGATCGTGGCCGGTGAGACGGGCTCCGGGAAGACCACCCAGATCCCGAAGATCTGTCTGGAGCTGGGCCGGGGCGTGCAGGGCCTGATCGCGCACACCCAGCCGCGCCGGATCGCCGCCCGTACGGTGGCCGAGCGGGTGGCCGAGGAGCTGCGCACCCCGCTCGGCGAGGCGGTCGGCTGGAAGGTCCGGTTCACCGACCAGGTCGGGCCGGACACCCTGGTCAAACTGATGACCGACGGCATCCTGCTGGCCGAGATCCAGACCGACCGGGAACTGCGCCAGTACGACACCCTGATCATCGACGAGGCACACGAGCGCAGCCTCAACATCGACTTCATCCTCGGGTACCTCAAGCAGCTGCTGCCCCGGCGCCCTGACCTCAAGGTCGTCATCACCTCGGCGACCATCGACCCCGAGCGCTTCGCCAACCACTTCGGCGACGCCCCGATCATCGAGGTCTCCGGGCGCACCTACCCCGTCGAGGTCCGGTACCGCCCGATCGTGGACGACGCCGAGGGCGACGAGGACGACGGCCGGGTCGAGGTGGACCGCGACCGCGACCAGATCCAGGCGATCTGCGACGCCGCCGAGGAGCTGCAGGCGGAGGGGCCGGGCGACATCCTGGTCTTCCTCTCCGGAGAGCGCGAGATCCGCGACACCGCGGACGCCCTCGACAAACTGAAACTGAAGTTCACCGAGGTCCTCCCGCTCTACGCCCGGCTGAGCTCGGCCGAGCAGCACCGGGTGTTCCAGCGCTCCAACAGCCGCCGGATCGTGCTGGCGACCAACGTCGCGGAGACCTCGCTCACCGTGCCCGGCATCAAGTACGTGATCGATCCGGGCACCGCGCGGATCTCCCGCTACAGCCACCGCACCAAGGTGCAGCGCCTGCCGATCGAGGCGGTCAGCCAGGCCAGCGCCAACCAGCGCAAGGGCCGCTGCGGCCGTACCTCCGACGGCATCTGCATCCGGCTGTACTCGGAGGAGGACTTCCTCTCCCGGCCCGAGTTCACCGACGCCGAGATCCTGCGCACCAACCTGGCCTCGGTCATCCTGCAGATGACGGCGGCAGGTCTCGGCGACATCGCGGCCTTCCCGTTCCTGGACCCGCCGGACTCGCGCAACATCAAGGACGGCGTCAACCTGCTGCACGAGCTGGGCGCCCTCGACCCGGCCGAGAAGGACCCGCGCAAGCGCCTCACCCCGCTCGGCCGTCAGCTCGCCCAGCTGCCGGTCGACCCCCGGATGGCCCGGATGGTGCTGGAGGCGGACAAGAACGGCTGCGTCCGCGACGTGATGGTGATCGCCGCCGCCCTGTCCATCCAGGACCCGCGCGAGCGCCCCACCGAGAAGCGCCAGGTGGCGGACGAGCGGCACCGCCGCTTCCAGTCCGAGACCTCCGACTTCCTCGCCTACCTGGCGATGTGGCGCTATGTCAGGGAGCAGCAGAAGGAGCTCTCCTCCTCGGCGTTCCGCCGGATGTGCAAGGCCGAGTTCCTGAACTACCTGCGGATACGGGAGTGGCAGGACATCTATTCCCAGCTGCGCACGGTCGCCAAGCAGCTCGGCGTGACCATCGAGGAGCCGCACCCGGACGCGGAGCCGGACGCCGACCGGATCCACCAGTCGCTGCTGGCCGGCCTGCTCTCGCACATCGGCCTGTACGACGTGGAGAAGCGCGAGTACGGCGGCGCGCGTGCCGCCCGCTTCGCGGTCTTCCCCGGCTCCGGCCTGTTCAAGAAGCCGCCGCGCTGGGTGATGTCCGCCGAGCTGGTGGAGACGTCCCGGCTCTGGGCCCGGATCAACGCCAAGATCGAGCCCGAGTGGGTCGAGCCGCTGGCCGGCCATCTGATCAAGCGCAGCTACAGCGAGCCGCACTGGGAGAAGAAGGCCGGCGCGGTGCTGGCCTACGAGAAGGTGACCCTGTACGGGATGCCGATCGTCGCCCAGCGCAAGATCAACTACGGCCGGATCGACCCGGAGCTCTGCCGCGAGCTGTTCATCCGCAACGCCCTGGTCGAGGGCGACTGGGAGACCCACCACGACTTCTTCGCGGCCAACCGGAAGATGCTCGGCGAGGTCGAGGAGCTGGAGAACCGCGCCCGGCGCCGCGACATCATGGTCGACGACCAGACGCTCTTCGACTTCTACGACGCCCGGCTGCCCGAGGAGACCGTCTCCACCCGGCACTTCGACTCCTGGTGGAAGAAGACCCGCCACGACCAGCCCGACCTGCTCAACTTCGAGAAGTCGATGCTGATCAACGACGCGGCCGGCGGCATCACCGAGGAGGACTACCCGGACCACTGGCAGCAGGGCAAGCACCGCTTCAGGCTCACCTACCAGTTCGAACCGGGCAGCGACGCGGACGGCGTGACCGTGCACATCCCGCTGCCGGTGCTCAACCAGGTGACCTCCGAGGGCTTCGACTGGCAGATCCCGGGCCTGCGCGAGGAGCTGGTGACCGCCTACATCAGGGCGCTGCCGAAGGCGGTACGCCGCAACTTCGTCCCGGCGCCGGACTTCGCCCGGGCCGCCCTGCGCCAGGTGAAGGAGCGCCAGGAGGCCGGCACCTTCGGCTCCGCGGAGCCGCTGCTGCCGTCGCTGGAGCACATCCTGCGCCGGCTCACGGCCGTGACCGTCCCGCCGGACGCCTGGGACGACGAGCGGGTGCCGGACCACCTCAAGGTGACCTTCCGGGTGGTGGACGGCAAGCGGAAGCTGGCGGAGTCCAAGGATCTGGAGGAACTACGGCTGCGGCTCAAGCCCAAGCTGAAGGAGACGCTCTCCTCGGCCGCCTCCGGCCAGGGCATCGAGCAGAGCGGTCTGACCGCCTGGCCCGCCTCCCTGCCGGTGCTCCAGCGGACCTTCGAGCAGCGCTCCCGCGGCCACTCGCTGCGGGCCTACCCGGCGCTGGTGGATGACGGCGCCTCGGTGGCCGTGCGGCTGTTCGACACCGCGCAGGCCCAGGAGGAGGCCATGTGGGCGGGCACCCGCCGACTGCTGATGCTGACCACCAACTCCCCGGCCAAGTCGATCCAGGGCAGGCTGGGCAACCAGGCCAAGCTCGCGCTCTCCTACAACCCGCACGGCTCGATCCCCGCGCTGTTCGAGGACGTGGTCGCCTGCGCCGCCGACCGGCTGATGGCCACGGCCGGCGGCCCGGCCTGGGACGAGGCGGCGTTCGGCAAGCTCCTCGACAAGGTGCGGGCGGACCTGTACGAGGTCTCGGCGGACACCACGCTGAAGACGGCCGGCGCGCTGATCGCCTTCCACAAGGCGTCCAGCCGGCTGAAGACGGTGAGCAGCCCCGTCCTGCTGACGGCGGTGAACGACATCCGCCTGCACCTGGCCTCACTGGTCCACCCGGGCTTCGTCACCGACACCGGCTGGCGCCGGCTGACCGATCTGAAGCGCTACCTGCTGGCGGTGGACCGCCGGCTGGAGGCCCTGCCCAACCACCCGCAGCGGGACGCCCAGCAGCTGCTGAAGGTCCAGCAGGTTCAGCAGGAGTACGGGGAACTGCTGGCGGCCGTCCCGGCCGGGAAGCAGCCGACGCCCGAGGTACGACAGATCCGCTGGATGATCGAGGAGCTGCGGGTGAGCTTCTTCGCGCAGTCGCTGGGCACGCCGACCCCGGTCTCGGAGAAGCGGATCGTGAAGGCGATGGAGGCGGCCCGAGCCACGCTCTGA
- the bldC gene encoding developmental transcriptional regulator BldC encodes MTARTPDAEPLLTPAEVATMFRVDPKTVTRWAKAGKLTSIRTLGGHRRYREAEVRALLAGIPAQRTEA; translated from the coding sequence ATGACCGCTCGTACCCCTGATGCTGAGCCCCTGCTGACGCCGGCAGAGGTCGCCACCATGTTCCGCGTGGACCCGAAGACGGTCACCCGCTGGGCCAAGGCCGGCAAGCTCACATCCATTCGCACGCTCGGCGGGCACCGCCGTTACCGTGAGGCGGAGGTGCGCGCCCTGCTGGCCGGTATTCCGGCCCAGCGCACCGAAGCCTGA